Proteins encoded in a region of the Botrytis cinerea B05.10 chromosome 11, complete sequence genome:
- the Bcsgm1 gene encoding Bcsgm1 — MTSPAKQGSSRWGFLSQAVGGLESRLDILLAEGQEGQANKPTPAAGNTSAAKPEAAISRSASNSSRTNDRLQERLARAVAAKNAQKAGAQSTSSNVPSRTGSPITVGESPRQSLDATSNLGGDEATKRVSQDLGSTTIANASELDTLTVEVQSSAPIVEPTTEITTESQQASPNVVAALKAEPTSRLSTDSTTSSIPRVSIDSIPHNETIASASLDEPSVTIPAIDAVPISKSPAQLEAALSQLQSDYETSELQRQEEVHGYIERIDALQAKLKYLAKESLESASNAKNAAPSGSLEKKLAEKEQQVILLMEEGQVLSKKELTHMTTIKKLRAKILEDNKEVAEIKKKQEKAEKEAASLAERLKRAEGAEKSLSERNNVINRLRKELDAVKIERDTKDTVIANLKAQLENDAAEEKEAEAKIANEALQAEKKRVAELEDDISNLKIEKQLVNDRAQIQLKELREKMDREAENARIAALEMKNEQQILEGKLEMMRARAEEVSTGATGDAQAKLLRQIETLQTQYAVASENWQGIEASLTARATSLEKERDEATKREADVRRKAREVTLKAKRNEDELEETRSKLPNFQQELSQRTAQLDDLKKRVEEAESALVSAKAEFEDEKQTWNSEMQQRLLEEKQKWLEEVSLNSRGESPVASSRRGLTSEHLGLQNMQSRRTSARSTTGDLVTPERFAGRRQSGQPTSKSPDPGTPVRHDSTASLTNSFSLNSIATNGTGGSDFKPQTPSLHTLDHDDFFDTHRSSSPQQTIHDIISTSTAGAGPTVQLVERMSSAVRKLESEKVATKEEVARLIAQRDEARTEIVALMKEVEVKRGLEEKVETLEEEIKGVKERYEVTLELLGEKSEEVNELRGDVEDIKAMYKELVIKSVG; from the exons ATGACGAGTCCGGCGAAACAAGGTTCCTCGAGATGGGGGTTCTTATCACAAGCAGTAGGAGGGTTGGAATCCAGATTAGATATCTTATTGGCAGAAGGACAGGAAGGTCAAGCGAACAAACCAACTCCTGCAGCTGGCAATACAAGTGCTGCAAAACCAGAGGCAG CAATTTCTCGAAGCGCATCCAATAGTAGTAGAACAAACGATCGATTGCAAGAACGTCTAGCAAGGGCGGTAGCTGCAAAAAATGCACAGAAGGCTGGCGCACAGTCAACATCTTCGAATGTGCCTTCGAGGACCGGAAGTCCAATTACGGTCGGCGAAAGTCCGAGGCAGAGTTTAGATGCCACCTCTAATCTAGGCGGAGATGAGGCTACGAAACGAGTTTCTCAAGACCTTGGGTCTACTACAATCGCGAATGCTAGTGAATTGGATACACTTACGGTGGAGGTTCAATCAAGTGCTCCAATCGTCGAACCAACTACAGAAATAACTACCGAATCGCAGCAAGCATCACCCAATGTAGTTGCTGCCTTGAAAGCCGAGCCCACGTCTCGTTTGTCGACAGATTCTACCACCTCAAGTATACCTAGGGTATCTATTGACTCTATTCCACACAATGAGACGATAGCCAGCGCATCCCTTGACGAACCATCGGTAACTATTCCAGCAATTGATGCGGTTCCAATATCGAAAAGTCCGGCGCAACTCGAGGCAGCTCTTAGCCAACTACAGTCAGACTATGAAACTTCAGAGCTACAAAGACAAGAGGAAGTCCATGGCTATATTGAACGAATTGATGCGCTTCAGGCAAAACTAAAATATCTAGCAAAAGAAAGTCTAGAGTCAGCCAGCAATGCTAAGAATGCTGCACCATCTGGAAGTCTGGAGAAAAAATTGGCCGAGAAAGAACAGCAAGTCATATTACTAATGGAAGAAGGACAGGTTTTGTCTAAGAAAGAATTAACTCATATGACCACTATCAAAAAACTTCGTGCCAAAATTCTTGAGGATAATAAAGAAGTTGcggaaatcaaaaagaaacaagaaaaggCCGAAAAGGAAGCTGCATCTCTGGCAGAGCGCTTAAAAAGAGCCGAAGGCGCTGAGAAGAGTCTCAGTGAAAGAAATAATGTAATCAATCGACTGAGAAAAGAACTCGATGCAGTTAAGATCGAGAGAGATACCAAGGATACCGTTATTGCCAACCTCAAAGCTCAACTCGAAAATGATGCTGCtgaggagaaagaagcagAGGCAAAGATTGCTAATGAGGCTTTGCAAGCCGAGAAGAAACGTGTTGCTGAGCTGGAGGATGATATTTCCAATCTGAAAATTGAGAAGCAACTCGTTAATGACAGAGCACAAATACAGCTTAAAGAGCTcagagagaagatggatagAGAAGCTGAAAATGCTCGAATTGCAGCTcttgaaatgaagaatgagCAACAAATATTGGAGGGTAaattggagatgatgagagcGAGAGCTGAGGAGGTTTCAACTGGTGCAACTGGTGATGCACAGGCGAAACTTTTACGTCAGATCGAGACTTTACAAACACAATATGCTGTTGCCAGTGAGAATTGGCAAGGTATTGAAGCCTCATTGACGGCACGTGCAACTAGCctagaaaaagagagagatgaggcGACTAAGCGAGAAGCTGACGTTAGGCGAAAAGCTCGTGAGGTG ACACTCAAAGCGAAACgtaatgaagatgaattggAAGAGACTAGGTCGAAATTACCTAACTTTCAACAAGAACTTTCCCAACGGACTGCTCAATTAGATGATCTCAAGAAGCGTGTTGAAGAAGCCGAATCCGCATTGGTTTCAGCCAAAGCTGAATTCGAGGATGAGAAACAGACATGGAACTCTGAGATGCAACAACGACTATTagaagagaaacaaaaatgGTTGGAAGAAGTTTCTCTCAATAGTCGTGGAGAATCACCTGTGGCATCAAGTCGAAGAGGATTGACGTCGGAACACCTGGGTCTACAAAATATGCAATCACGAAGAACATCAGCTCGATCAACAACTGGCGACTTGGTAACACCAGAGAGATTTGCAGGACGTCGTCAATCTGGACAACCGACATCGAAATCGCCAGATCCGGGAACCCCCGTTAGACATGATTCTACAGCTTCTTTGACAAATTCTTTCTCATTGAATTCGATTGCAACTAATGGGACGGGTGGAAGTGATTTTAAACCACAAACTCCAAGTCTTCATACTTTAGATCAtgatgatttctttgatactcatcgttcttcttctcctcaacaAACTATTCATGATATTATTTCGACTTCGACTGCTGGTGCCGGTCCAACAGTCCAACTAGTTGAGAGAATGAGTTCCGCAGTAAGGAAATTGGAGAGTGAAAAAGTGGCTACGAAAGAGGAAGTTGCTAGATTAATTGCTCAAAGAGATGAAGCGAGAACAGAGATTGTAGCACTGATGAAGGAGGTAGAAGTTAAGAGGGGCTTGGAGGAGAAAGTTGAGACATTAGAGGAAGAGATTAAAGGGGTCAAGGAGAGATATGAGGTGACGCTTGAATTGTTAGGGGAGAAGAGTGAAGAAGTTAATGAGTTAAGAGGAGATGTGGAGGATATCAAGGCAATGTATAAGGAACTTGTCATTAAGAGTGTTGGGTAG
- the Bcgim5 gene encoding Bcgim5, producing the protein MAQKGQQIDLTSLTTAQLTQVKKQLDDELEHLTSSFQQLRAAQNKFRECLRSISTGVGKTFEGKPILVPLTTSLYVPGELADTENVIVDIGTGFYVEKNTKDAIKFYEAKVEEIGTNLKDLEIIVNNKSNSLRVVEDVLRQKVLSSTPGAASASTS; encoded by the exons ATGGCGCAAAAAGGCCAACAAA TCGACCTCACCTCTCTCACCACCGCCCAATTAACCCAAGTCAAAAAGCAACTCGACGACGAGCTCGAACATCTCACGTCTTCCTTCCAACAACTCCGCGCTGCGCAGAATAAATTCAGAGAATGTTTGAGGAGTATTAGTACGGGTGTTGGAAAGACGTTTGAGG GCAAACCAATCCTCGTACCTCTCACAACATCCCTTTACGTCCCCGGCGAATTAGCGGATACCGAGAATGTGATTGTAGATATTGGAACTGGTTTCTATGTTGAGAAG AACACCAAAGATGCAATCAAATTCTACGAAgcaaaagttgaagaaattggaaccaatttgaaggatttagaaattatagtcaacaacaaatcaaataGTCTACGTGTGGTTGAAGATG TTTTACGCCAGAAAGTTCTTAGCTCAACTCCAGGTGCTGCTTCAGCTTCAACATCTTGA
- the Bcprp46 gene encoding Bcprp46 has protein sequence MATAVASLPSDDQIQSLIKQNAKRTRSLFADTESIPDPKSTETADKLALVGRVHAEYDHVRELPAALAAKQAAAAGNRRKKAKVQATDGDSAADNNTMKMIEGIPSRIESSGAGSSTSLIIRGKDAPPNANGPSISTAQSNLPSSSLVRKQNFVQAKPEWHAPWKLMRVISGHLGWVRALAVEPENRWFASGAGDRTIKIWDLATGGLKLTLTGHISTVRGLAVSPRHPYLFSCGEDKMVKCWDLETNKVIRHYHGHLSGVYTLALHPTLDVLVTGGRDGVARVWDMRTRSNIHVLSGHKGTVSDLKCQEADPQVITSSLDSTVRLWDLAAGKSMGALTHHKKGVRALAIHPKEFTFASGSAGSIKQWKCPEGAFMQNFDGQNAIINTLSVNEDNVLFSGGDNGSMAFWDWKTGHRYQALDSIAQPGSLDAEAGIFTSLFDKTGLRLITGEADKTIKVWKQDELATPESHPLEWKPELGRRKF, from the exons ATGGCAACCGCAGTCGCCTCCCTACCTTCAGACgatcaaatccaatctttaataaaacaaaatgcCAAACGAACACGTTCTCTTTTCGCAGATACAGAATCAATTCCCGATCCAAAATCTACAGAAACCGCAGATAAATTAGCATTGGTAGGAAGAGTCCACGCCGAATACGATCATGTTCGAGAATTACCAGCTGCCTTGGCCGCAAAACAAGCTGCCGCGGCTGGGAACAGGAGGAAGAAGGCTAAGGTACAAGCTACAGATGGGGACTCAGCTGCAGACAATAATACCATGAAGATGATCGAAGGAATTCCATCACGAATCGAGAGTTCTGGAGCTGGAAGTAGTACCAGCCTTATAATCCGAGGCAAAGATGCACCACCTAACGCGAACGGCCCTTCGATATCTACTGCGCAGAGTAACTTGCCATCCAGCAGTTTAGTGCGCAAACAAAATTTCGTCCAAGCAAAACCTGAATGGCATGCCCCATGGAAACTCATGCGCGTGATATCTGGACATTTGGGATGGGTGCGTGCTCTAGCTGTTGAGCCCGAGAATCGCTGGTTTGCTTCTGGAGCTGGAGATCGTACAATTAAAATATGGGATTTGGCGACTGGAGGATTGAAACTCACATTGACCGGACATATATCGACTGTGAGAGGATTGGCAGTTAGTCCTCGACATCCGTATTTGTTTAGTTGCGGAGAGGACAAGATGGTCAAGTGCTGGGATCTGGAAACCAACAAGGTGATTCGACATTATCATGGGCATTTGAGTGGTGTCTATACTTTAGCTTTACATCCTACGCTGGATGTATTGGTTACAGGTGGAAGAGATGGTGTAGCAAGAGTATGGGATATGAGGACCAGGAGTAACATCCACGTATTATCTGGACATAAAGGCACAGTATCAGATCTGAAGTGCCAAGAAGCCGATCCACAAGTCATCACTTCCTCCCTCGATTCTACCGTCCGCCTATGGGATTTAGCAGCTGGAAAAAGTATGGGAGCCCTCACCCACCACAAAAAAGGTGTCCGCGCACTCGCCATCCATCCCAAGGAGTTTACATTCGCAAGTGGCAGCGCAGGAAGCATCAAACAATGGAAATGTCCAGAGGGAGCCTTTATGCAAAACTTCGACGGCCAAAATGCTATTATCAACACGCTCAGTGTGAACGAAGACAATGTATTATTCTCCGGAGGAGACAATGGATCGATGGCGTTCTGGGACTGGAAGACGGGTCATAGATATCAAGCGCTGGACTCTATTGCCCAACCGGGTTCTTTGGATGCGGAGGCGGGTATTTTCACGAGTTTGTTCGATAAGACCGGACTGAGATTGATTACGGGAGAAGCGGATAAAACTA TCAAAGTATGGAAACAAGACGAGCTCGCAACCCCTGAATCCCACCCTCTCGAATGGAAACCAGAGCTTGGACGACGAAAATTCTAA
- the Bcnas6 gene encoding Bcnas6, with amino-acid sequence MEKPSDDKYAIHQACRDGRTAIVESLLNANPKLAFLKDDDERLPIHWAISYGHLDIAILLSNVKNFDPDVQDGSGWTPLMIAVSLKEGDDIVNLLLKKEAEVNAKNFSDQTALHFATSKNNLPIAKLLLSQTPPASCRVKDKRGQYAIHRAAAIGSTPLVELLLKNKSPLNPTDVAGQTPLHHAVAEGHGDTAVALLKAGAETDKKDVDGCLALDLAPDSQVKKYIVQWAEMEGIDL; translated from the exons atggaaaaaCCATCAGACGATAAATACGCCATTCATCAGGCTTGTCGAGATGGTAGAA CTGCTATCGTAGAGTCCCTTCTCAAT GCCAACCCAAAACTCGCCTTTTTGAAAGATGACGACGAAAGATTACCTATTCATTGGGCGATTTCTTATGGACATTTGGACATTGCCATATTGCTTTCCAATGTGAAGAACTTTGATCCCGACGTACAG GACGGATCTGGATGGACACCTCTTATGATCGCTGTCAGCCTTAAGGAAGGTGATGATATCGTGAACTtgttattgaagaaagaggcTGAAGTAAATGCCAAGA ATTTCAGCGACCAA ACCGCTCTCCACTTTGCCACCTCCAAAAACAATCTTCCAATAGCCAAACTCTTACTATCGCAAACTCCACCTGCATCCTGTAGAGTTAAGGACAAGCGTGGACAGTATGCAATTCATCGTGCAGCAGCTATTGGATCCACCCCATTAGTTGAGTtattgttgaagaataaaAGCCCGTTGAATCCTACAGATGTCGCGGGACAAACACCACTTCATCATGCGGTTGCCGAAGGTCATG GTGACACTGCAGTAGCTCTGTTGAAAGCCGGTGCGGAAACAGACAAGAAGGATGTAGATGGCTGCCTTGCATTGGACCTTGCTCCTGACAGTCAG GTCAAGAAATATATAGTTCAATGGGCCGAGATGGAGGGTATCGATTTATAG